The genomic interval AGTACCAAAGGTTGGAcgcgatgatgatggcggtgcTCTGGACGATTCCAGCGGGCACAAGAAAATACATGATGGGATACACACCCAGGTAGATCAGCACCGCGGTTAAAAGAACCTCCCATCCGCACTTGTTAGCACTAAACACATAGAACGAGCATCCCAACTGCCGTTTGTTGACTTCATTGTCCCAGGTGGCCCTGGGGGGCACGTATAACCTGCCGAGACTGGCTCTGTTCAACCCGAGGAATGGGACCTGCAGCCAGTACAGGAAGAACCAAAACACGTCGGGGATGCAcagggagaggatgagaaaGGTGACGAGTCCGGTAAGGGTGTGGATCCTGATGTAGTCTCCCAAGCGGATCCAGTAATCGCGAGGGTAGATTCTCACGTAATAGCGAGCTAGATCGAAGTTGTTGGCGTTGACTATGGTGTCCATGTTAATATCGGGCAGGCGCCCGCGCTCACGCTGGGATACATCCAGGTGTCTTAGGTTGTTCATTTTGGTGGATCGCTTTTTGACTTGGATGAATGGAAATTATGTCGGGGCGTTGATTGGGCGGTTGAAGACTTCCGGCGCCCTGTAATGGAAACAATCGTAAGCCTGCTGAAAGatgtaaataaataaaaaagaaggaTTCTGTGACGTGATTAGCATGTTTTCACCGGTAACAGGGAGTTACTTGATGAAGAAAACAAGGCGGAATGAAAAATCGAAGGAAGAAAACCATGACTAGTTCTATATTGGCTTGCACCCCCGATAGCTAAGAGAAAATACTAGAACGGTGCATGCTATGGATTGTTCGGGCAGTGGATGAGGACTCGCTTTGTCACAGGACCACATGCAATCTTTGTTGACTATTTTGGGAAGAGTCTTTTTTGGTGTGGATCTGTCCTTTGACAGATTTAAACAAGACATTCTTTGATGACAGCCACGTTCTTCTAACAATAGTTTCTTAAGAATaggagggaaggaggttATCAGTTGTAGCTGGTCAGGGACCCACGTGACGGGTCACATGCTCGTTCTGGGCCATGCTGGAGTGGATTCACAACTCAAGTCACTTTTTACCAGAAACCAACCTATGCCAACACTGAGTCGCGCGCACACACCAGGAAAGAACCCCAAATCCCACACGGAATGAACTTTTTATCTGCTTTCCGAGCTTCTACTAGGCCAGAAGCTCAATGGTTCAAGGTGGGCCTTGCCTCGTCATTTCCCGATCTTGGcgttgacgaggaagacacCCACACCTTGGCGCACACTCGAACATGCAACACCGACACAGCACCAGGATGCAAAGTCTTCCATATACCAAAAGATGATCCTTCCTCTGGAAATGAAGTTCCAATCCCGGAGAATGAAGCCGCTGGCGACATGACAGACCAGGTCTTGGTTTTCAAACGGAAGGGAACCTTCCATGCTATCGACCATGTAAGTAGTGGCCACTCTCAAGATTGTATCAGTTCTCTAACCGAGACACTGTAGCAATGTCCACATTCATCCTTCCCGCTTTCTCAAGGCCTGCCCTTTGATATTGAAGACTTTGGCATTGTCTTGAGTGCGGGAATCACCTGCCCAAAGCATGGCTGGTCCTTCGACCTGTTCTCTGGAAGGGCAGACAGGGGGAACTACAAGCTCAAGGTCTGGGAGGTACAACTACGAGATGCCGCCAACGATGCCTCGGACAAAGAAGTATGGGTGAGAAGAAAGCAGAGGATCGGGTAATACAATGCCGTGTGGTCGATCACAATGCCCGCCTCGAGGATGTGGGAGAGTGCTCAGAAATTGAGGGCTGACAAAAATAACACACGGTTTCTTTgtgccaacaacagcccgTAGATGGCTGGCTGGCAAACCGAGCTGCTGCCAACCAACGAAACAAAGAAGGC from Podospora pseudoanserina strain CBS 124.78 chromosome 6, whole genome shotgun sequence carries:
- a CDS encoding hypothetical protein (antiSMASH:Cluster_4), with product MKARTQSQKHHERKTSEIPPPPESLFHELTLVVENNPDKAPNMPNNRDDPAGSPEYQAGCRPDLSKVPKVGRDDDGGALDDSSGHKKIHDGIHTQVALGGTYNLPRLALFNPRNGTCSQYRKNQNTSGMHRERMRKVTSPVRVWILM
- a CDS encoding hypothetical protein (EggNog:ENOG503P3D7; COG:S; antiSMASH:Cluster_4); translation: MNFLSAFRASTRPEAQWFKVGLASSFPDLGVDEEDTHTLAHTRTCNTDTAPGCKVFHIPKDDPSSGNEVPIPENEAAGDMTDQVLVFKRKGTFHAIDHQCPHSSFPLSQGLPFDIEDFGIVLSAGITCPKHGWSFDLFSGRADRGNYKLKVWEVQLRDAANDASDKEVWVRRKQRIG